One region of Trichosurus vulpecula isolate mTriVul1 chromosome 1, mTriVul1.pri, whole genome shotgun sequence genomic DNA includes:
- the GDF15 gene encoding growth/differentiation factor 15 encodes MASLSLRPGQLQLLPPLLLLLLLLPPPPSAGAEPPAEDQELSVRLEAIRSSILGRLGMSEPPKVSPPRLDPAELQRLKHRYEEFLAQLRTNRSQEATRSGRSLGPSIPKVRILTPKLELSRNSRGARLHLLLDREALTEGMPEETRVIRAHLRLFLQPPSPPTRTDRATSRLDAEAKSLRLDLTRPMKRWLQQGRAPAPELRLPLALPPDVSRELLGQPRAPRASLRVKFQGRPHGKPRRARALELDKSCEEGGVRRCCARTQRVSFEEIGWTDWVLAPREYEMRFCEGSCPHNYRPASMHAQLKARLHRVAPNVVGPPCCVPSAYEPIVLMHYGSDGNVALTPFEDLVPKACHCA; translated from the exons ATGGCGAGTCTCTCCCTACGCCCGGGTCAGCTGCAGCTGCTGCCAccgctgctgctgttgctgctgctactaccgCCGCCTCCGTCCGCGGGAGCTGAGCCGCCGGCAGAGGACCAAGAGCTCAGCGTGCGGCTGGAAGCCATCCGCAGCAGCATCCTCGGACGGCTCGGGATGTCCGAGCCCCCCAAAGTGAGCCCGCCGCGTCTCGACCCCGCAGAGCTCCAGAGACTTAAGCACCGCTACGAAGAGTTTCTGGCCCAGCTGAGGACCAACCGGAGTCAGGAGGCGACACGCTCGGGTCGTAGTTTGGGTCCCAGTATCCCCAAGGTCCGGATCCTGACGCCCAAAC TTGAGCTCAGCCGGAACAGCCGCGGCGCGCGTCTCCACCTGCTGCTCGACCGGGAGGCTCTGACTGAAGGGATGCCGGAGGAGACGCGGGTGATACGCGCCCACCTGCGGCTGTTTCTGCAGCCACCCTCCCCACCGACCCGGACGGACAGGGCCACCTCGCGGTTAGATGCTGAGGCCAAGAGCCTGAGGCTCGACCTGACGCGGCCGATGAAGCGTTGGCTCCAGCAAGGCAGAGCTCCAGCGCCCGAGCTGCGGCTGCCCCTGGCTTTGCCTCCCGACGTGTCCCGGGAGCTGCTCGGACAGCCCCGGGCCCCGCGCGCCAGCCTGCGCGTAAAGTTCCAAGGGCGGCCCCACGGGAAGCCCCGCAGGGCGCGCGCGCTGGAGCTGGACAAAAGCTGTGAAGAGGGAGGCGTTCGCCGCTGCTGCGCCCGCACGCAGCGTGTGTCCTTCGAAGAGATTGGCTGGACGGACTGGGTGCTGGCGCCGCGCGAGTATGAGATGCGCTTCTGCGAGGGCTCCTGCCCCCACAACTACCGGCCGGCGAGCATGCACGCACAGCTCAAGGCGCGCCTGCACCGCGTGGCCCCCAACGTTGTGGGGCCACCCTGCTGCGTGCCCTCTGCCTACGAGCCCATAGTACTCATGCACTACGGCAGTGATGGGAACGTGGCGCTCACACCCTTTGAAGACCTGGTCCCCAAGGCCTGCCACTGCGCCTGA